A single region of the Thermoflexus sp. genome encodes:
- the glmU gene encoding bifunctional UDP-N-acetylglucosamine diphosphorylase/glucosamine-1-phosphate N-acetyltransferase GlmU gives MTWTAIVLAAGRSTRFQSERPKVVHPLAGRPMIRHVLEALQTAGCSTPPVVVIGPSASEVREAAGPGARFATQPEPRGTGDAARWAEPILRGEVDHILITYGDLPLVRPETFRRLIEAHQARGATLTFLTAHRADPTGYGRVIRDPEGRALRIVEEAEADPEERRLPEINVGVYVIREPWLWPALARLQPSPAKGEIYLTDLVALAAAEGAQVETVALEDPDEALGINTRVQLAEAERIMRRRINTRWMLEGVTLLDPERVYIEAGVRIGPDTVIYPDTYLEGETRIGRRCRIGPNTILRDAVLGDDCIVEASVVEGAVLADRVHVGPFAHLRPGTRLAEEVHVGNFAEIKNSVVGPRTRMHHFGYLGDATVGADVNIGAGTVTCNYDGVRKHPTVIEDEAFIGSDTMLVAPVRVGRKAKTGAGSVVTRDVPPETLVYGVPARPRPSP, from the coding sequence ATGACCTGGACGGCGATCGTTCTGGCCGCAGGGCGCAGCACCCGGTTTCAGTCCGAGCGGCCGAAAGTGGTGCACCCTCTGGCGGGCCGCCCGATGATCCGGCACGTCCTGGAGGCCCTGCAGACGGCCGGATGCTCCACCCCACCGGTCGTGGTGATCGGCCCGTCCGCTTCGGAAGTGCGGGAAGCTGCCGGACCCGGTGCCCGGTTTGCGACCCAGCCCGAGCCCCGGGGCACCGGCGATGCGGCGCGCTGGGCGGAGCCGATCCTCCGGGGAGAGGTCGACCATATCCTCATCACCTATGGGGATCTGCCGCTGGTGCGCCCCGAGACCTTCCGCCGGCTGATCGAAGCCCATCAGGCCCGCGGGGCGACCCTGACCTTCCTGACCGCCCATCGAGCGGACCCCACGGGCTACGGGCGGGTGATCCGGGATCCGGAAGGGAGGGCGCTCCGGATCGTGGAAGAGGCGGAAGCCGACCCGGAGGAACGACGCCTCCCGGAGATCAACGTCGGCGTTTACGTCATCCGCGAGCCGTGGCTCTGGCCCGCCCTCGCCCGCCTGCAGCCCAGCCCGGCGAAAGGGGAGATCTATCTCACCGACCTGGTCGCCCTCGCCGCCGCGGAGGGGGCACAGGTGGAGACCGTCGCCCTGGAAGATCCCGACGAAGCGCTGGGGATCAACACCCGGGTGCAGCTGGCGGAGGCCGAGCGCATCATGCGGCGGCGGATCAACACCCGATGGATGCTGGAGGGCGTCACCCTCCTGGATCCCGAACGGGTTTACATTGAAGCCGGCGTGCGCATCGGGCCGGACACGGTGATCTACCCCGATACCTATCTGGAGGGGGAAACCCGGATCGGCCGCCGATGTCGCATCGGGCCCAACACCATCCTGCGGGACGCGGTGCTGGGCGATGATTGCATCGTGGAGGCCTCGGTCGTCGAAGGCGCCGTGCTGGCCGATCGCGTCCACGTGGGGCCCTTCGCCCATCTGCGACCGGGGACCCGGCTGGCGGAAGAGGTGCATGTGGGGAATTTCGCGGAGATCAAGAACAGCGTCGTCGGCCCGCGAACGCGGATGCATCACTTCGGCTACCTGGGGGACGCCACGGTCGGCGCGGACGTGAACATCGGCGCGGGGACCGTCACCTGCAATTACGATGGGGTGCGCAAGCATCCGACGGTCATCGAAGATGAGGCGTTCATCGGCAGCGACACCATGCTCGTGGCGCCGGTGCGGGTGGGGCGGAAGGCCAAAACCGGCGCCGGGTCCGTGGTGACCCGCGATGTGCCCCCGGAGACCTTGGTTTACGGCGTCCCGGCCCGCCCCCGCCCCTCCCCGTAG